In Streptococcus oralis, a single window of DNA contains:
- the nt5e gene encoding cell surface ecto-5'-nucleotidase Nt5e — translation MNKRSLLPVLSTALLAPAFLAGQVYAEEATTPAESSAVVATPATSATPAPVENPAVPETSATSEAVAPTEAPSAPAESTKSEEKDTVILHTNDVHGRIVEEKGVIGDAKLATVIEQERAKSNQNTLVVDAGDAFQGLPISNSTKGEARAEILNQMQYDAMAVGNHEFDFGLDEAKKYKEILKFPLLSSNTYVNGARLFEASTIVDKDKTVEGDEFVVIGVTTPETATKTHPKNVKGVTFTDPISEVNKVIEEVQAKARAEGKDYKHYVVLAHLGVDTTTPVEWRGSTLAEALSKNPRLKGKRVTVIDGHSHTVESTTYGDNVTYNQTGSYLHNVGKITYKSRQLLGNPTQIPAADAKKLPANPTVEKLVKDIKQKYDAENAVEIVSNSPVELNGDRENVRVRETNLGNVVADSLYQYGQTGFSHPTDIAVTNGGGLRETIAKGKPITKGNVIAVLPFGNTISQIQVTGQQVLDMFEKSLGSILQVDKDGKKVLDENGQPLLEPSGGFLQVSGVKVYYDTNLPSGKRVLAIQVKNRTTGRYDLLDLAKTYYLATNDFLAAGGDGYTMLGGAREEGPSMDAAFEEYLKTADLTQYEKINPNSRTISVDSKNFSLPVETPQTNAPANDATTNVPLTYEVAGQFSKKAVVSEKALPNTGSEQSIFLLLMGMVAGLAGILSSRKPKLK, via the coding sequence ATGAACAAACGTTCTTTGTTACCTGTCTTATCGACAGCCCTGTTAGCTCCAGCCTTCTTAGCTGGACAAGTCTATGCTGAAGAAGCAACGACTCCTGCAGAAAGTTCAGCTGTTGTAGCGACTCCTGCTACGTCGGCGACTCCAGCTCCTGTTGAGAACCCTGCGGTACCGGAAACTTCGGCGACTTCAGAAGCAGTTGCACCTACAGAAGCTCCGTCAGCTCCTGCTGAATCTACTAAAAGCGAAGAAAAGGACACCGTTATCTTACACACCAATGATGTCCATGGTCGTATTGTAGAGGAAAAGGGAGTAATTGGAGATGCCAAGTTAGCGACAGTTATTGAGCAGGAACGTGCGAAATCAAATCAAAATACTCTGGTTGTTGATGCGGGAGACGCTTTTCAAGGTTTACCGATTTCCAACTCTACAAAGGGTGAAGCACGCGCTGAAATTCTCAATCAGATGCAGTATGATGCCATGGCAGTAGGAAACCATGAGTTTGACTTTGGTTTGGACGAAGCTAAGAAATACAAGGAAATCTTGAAATTCCCATTACTTAGTTCAAATACCTACGTCAATGGTGCTCGTCTCTTTGAAGCTTCTACAATCGTTGATAAAGATAAGACTGTGGAAGGTGATGAGTTTGTTGTAATCGGGGTGACAACACCTGAAACAGCAACCAAAACTCACCCTAAAAATGTCAAAGGGGTAACTTTTACAGATCCAATCTCTGAAGTCAATAAGGTCATCGAAGAAGTTCAAGCCAAGGCTCGTGCAGAAGGTAAGGACTACAAACACTATGTTGTGTTGGCTCACTTGGGTGTGGATACCACAACCCCAGTTGAGTGGCGTGGTTCAACCTTGGCAGAAGCCTTGTCTAAAAATCCTCGTTTGAAAGGGAAACGCGTAACAGTAATCGACGGTCACTCTCATACAGTAGAATCAACGACTTATGGCGACAATGTTACCTATAACCAGACAGGAAGCTACCTTCATAATGTAGGGAAAATCACCTACAAATCACGTCAGCTTTTGGGCAATCCAACTCAGATTCCGGCTGCAGATGCTAAAAAATTACCAGCCAATCCAACAGTTGAAAAACTAGTCAAAGACATTAAACAAAAATACGATGCTGAAAATGCGGTTGAGATTGTCTCAAACAGCCCTGTAGAACTCAACGGAGATCGTGAAAATGTTCGGGTTCGTGAAACTAACCTCGGAAACGTCGTAGCGGACTCTCTCTATCAGTATGGTCAAACAGGATTTAGCCATCCGACTGACATCGCTGTGACAAATGGCGGTGGCTTGCGTGAAACTATTGCAAAAGGCAAACCGATCACTAAAGGAAATGTCATTGCCGTTCTTCCATTTGGAAATACCATCTCACAAATCCAAGTGACGGGGCAACAAGTTTTGGATATGTTTGAAAAATCACTCGGATCTATCTTGCAGGTCGATAAGGATGGCAAGAAGGTCTTGGATGAGAACGGGCAACCATTGTTGGAGCCAAGTGGTGGTTTCTTGCAAGTTTCAGGTGTGAAGGTCTACTATGATACCAACCTACCATCAGGCAAACGTGTCTTGGCCATCCAGGTCAAAAACCGCACGACTGGTCGTTATGATCTTCTAGACCTCGCAAAAACCTACTATCTTGCAACCAATGATTTCCTAGCTGCAGGTGGCGATGGCTATACGATGTTAGGTGGTGCGCGAGAAGAAGGTCCTTCTATGGATGCAGCCTTTGAAGAGTATCTGAAAACCGCTGATTTGACCCAGTATGAAAAGATCAATCCGAACTCACGGACGATTTCTGTGGATTCTAAAAACTTTAGTCTACCAGTAGAAACGCCTCAAACGAATGCGCCTGCTAACGATGCGACTACAAATGTGCCATTGACTTATGAGGTGGCAGGTCAATTTAGCAAGAAGGCAGTTGTCTCAGAAAAAGCTCTCCCAAATACAGGAAGTGAACAATCCATCTTCTTGCTCTTGATGGGAATGGTAGCTGGTTTGGCAGGTATCTTATCGAGCCGAAAACCAAAGCTAAAATAG
- the adcR gene encoding zinc-dependent transcriptional regulator AdcR, with product MRQLAQEIDNFLNEVILRSENQHEILIGHCTSDVALTNTQEHILMLLSEESLTNSELARRLNVSQAAVTKAIKSLVKEGMLETSRDPKDARVIFYQLTELARPVAAEHHHHHEHTLSAYEQVASQFTPNEQEVIQRFLTALVGEIK from the coding sequence ATGAGACAGCTTGCACAGGAAATCGATAACTTTTTAAACGAGGTGATCTTGAGATCTGAGAACCAGCATGAAATTCTAATCGGGCATTGCACGAGTGACGTAGCCTTGACCAACACTCAGGAACACATCCTCATGCTCTTGTCGGAAGAATCCCTAACTAACTCGGAGCTAGCTCGTCGCCTTAATGTCAGTCAGGCAGCAGTGACCAAGGCTATCAAGTCTTTGGTCAAAGAGGGCATGTTAGAGACATCGAGAGACCCAAAAGATGCGCGTGTGATCTTTTACCAACTGACAGAACTAGCTCGACCAGTAGCGGCAGAACACCACCATCATCATGAACACACGCTCTCAGCCTATGAACAAGTGGCAAGTCAGTTTACTCCAAATGAACAAGAAGTTATCCAGCGGTTTTTAACTGCTTTAGTAGGAGAAATCAAATAA
- a CDS encoding metal ABC transporter ATP-binding protein encodes MRYITVEDLSFYYDKEPVLEHINYSVDSGEFVTLTGENGAAKTTLIKASLGILQPRFGKVTISKTNTHGKKLRIAYLPQQIASFNAGFPSTVYEFVKSGRYPRKGWFRRLNAHDEEHIKASLDSVGMWEHRDKRIGSLSGGQKQRAVIARMFASDPDIFVLDEPTTGMDAGSKNEFYELMHHSAHHHGKAVLMITHDPEEVKDYADRNIHLVRNQDSPWRCFNVHESDQEVEHA; translated from the coding sequence ATGCGGTATATTACAGTAGAGGACTTGTCTTTCTATTATGACAAGGAACCTGTCCTCGAGCATATCAACTACAGTGTTGATAGTGGGGAGTTTGTCACCCTGACTGGTGAAAATGGGGCTGCCAAGACGACTCTTATCAAGGCGAGTCTAGGCATCTTGCAGCCGAGATTTGGCAAGGTAACCATCTCAAAGACAAATACTCATGGGAAAAAGCTTAGGATAGCCTATCTTCCCCAGCAGATAGCCAGTTTTAATGCTGGCTTTCCAAGTACGGTTTATGAATTTGTCAAGTCGGGTCGCTATCCGCGAAAGGGCTGGTTCCGTCGTTTGAATGCCCACGATGAGGAGCATATCAAGGCTAGTCTAGACTCAGTTGGTATGTGGGAACACCGTGATAAACGGATTGGTTCCCTCTCTGGTGGGCAAAAGCAACGAGCAGTGATTGCTCGGATGTTTGCTTCTGACCCAGATATCTTTGTCTTGGATGAGCCGACAACAGGGATGGATGCAGGGAGCAAAAATGAATTTTACGAACTCATGCACCACAGTGCTCATCACCATGGCAAGGCTGTTTTGATGATTACCCATGACCCTGAGGAAGTCAAGGACTATGCGGATCGCAATATTCATCTAGTTCGTAACCAAGATTCGCCATGGCGTTGTTTCAACGTTCACGAAAGCGACCAGGAGGTGGAGCATGCTTAG
- a CDS encoding metal ABC transporter permease: protein MLSLLSYDFMQRAFLAVIAMSLFSPVLGTFLILRRQSLMSDTLSHVSLSGVAFGLVLGISPTISTIAIVLIAAVFLEYLRTVYKNFMEIGTAILMSTGLAVSLIVMSKGKSSSSMSLDQYLFGSIVTISQEQVIFLFAIAAVVLLLTFLFLRPMYILTFDEDTAFVDGLPVRTMSILFNMVTGVAIALMIPAAGALLVSTIMVLPASIALRLGKNFKSVMLLASAIGFLGMVAGLYISYYAETPASASITIIFVAVFLLVSLLKRFIK from the coding sequence ATGCTTAGTTTGTTATCCTATGACTTTATGCAGCGAGCCTTTTTGGCTGTCATTGCCATGAGTCTCTTTTCTCCAGTTCTTGGGACCTTCCTTATCTTACGTCGTCAGAGTCTCATGAGCGACACCCTCAGTCACGTTTCTCTATCAGGGGTAGCCTTTGGTCTGGTTTTAGGAATTTCTCCAACGATTTCAACCATTGCTATTGTCTTGATTGCAGCGGTTTTTCTGGAGTATCTCCGTACGGTTTACAAGAACTTTATGGAAATCGGGACTGCCATCCTCATGTCGACAGGGCTTGCAGTCTCCCTTATCGTGATGAGTAAGGGGAAAAGTTCGAGTTCCATGAGTCTGGATCAATACCTCTTTGGTTCGATTGTGACCATTAGCCAGGAGCAGGTGATATTCCTCTTTGCCATTGCTGCGGTCGTTTTGCTCTTGACTTTCTTATTCTTACGTCCCATGTACATCCTGACTTTTGATGAGGACACGGCCTTTGTGGATGGCTTGCCAGTTCGTACCATGTCTATCCTCTTTAACATGGTGACAGGGGTGGCGATTGCCCTTATGATTCCTGCAGCAGGAGCTCTTCTGGTGTCGACTATTATGGTCTTGCCGGCTAGTATTGCCCTTCGTCTGGGGAAAAACTTTAAATCCGTTATGTTACTAGCCAGCGCTATTGGTTTTTTGGGAATGGTGGCAGGACTTTATATTTCCTACTATGCGGAAACACCTGCCAGCGCTAGTATCACCATTATCTTTGTAGCTGTCTTTTTGTTAGTCAGTCTATTGAAACGTTTTATCAAATAG